The following are from one region of the Ignavibacteriota bacterium genome:
- the cax gene encoding calcium/proton exchanger, giving the protein MKKFFKPGPNWLLIFIPISIALEQSEASAPMIFFSAALSIIPIAKLIVHSTEQLATYTGDAIGGLLNATFGNFPELIIAVVALKAGLYTMVLASIVGAILANLLLALGLSFFIGGTKYHIQEYNQVSARVYASMMFMAVISLTVPSSFNTLFGSQDVLRQGNMLNIGLAIVLLLGYALYLFFMIKTHPEFFKSIKDEEDKHHEDRWSKSRSIISLIIASVAAAFMSEILVGAAEGTGDALGMSATFIGIVFLAVVGGAAESLSAITVAQKNKMDLSVGILMGSCIQIALFIAPVLVLLSIVLGPYPLHLSFPKTQMGALFFAVIIGSLISGDGRANWFKGVQLIAIYLIIALMFFFIPDSV; this is encoded by the coding sequence GTGAAAAAATTTTTTAAACCCGGTCCAAACTGGCTCTTAATATTCATACCAATCTCTATTGCTCTTGAGCAATCAGAAGCATCAGCTCCGATGATTTTTTTCTCTGCCGCATTATCCATAATTCCGATTGCAAAATTGATTGTTCACTCAACTGAACAATTAGCCACTTATACAGGTGATGCAATTGGTGGATTACTGAATGCAACATTTGGTAATTTTCCTGAGTTAATTATAGCGGTTGTAGCTTTGAAAGCCGGTCTTTATACCATGGTATTAGCTTCTATTGTTGGAGCTATCCTTGCAAACCTTTTACTTGCATTAGGTCTCTCATTTTTTATCGGAGGAACGAAATACCATATCCAGGAATATAATCAGGTGAGTGCCCGTGTTTATGCATCAATGATGTTCATGGCTGTAATCAGCTTGACAGTTCCAAGTTCATTCAATACTCTTTTTGGTTCTCAGGATGTTTTAAGACAGGGAAATATGCTCAATATTGGTTTAGCAATCGTCCTCTTATTGGGCTATGCACTTTATCTTTTCTTCATGATAAAAACACACCCGGAATTTTTTAAAAGCATAAAAGATGAAGAAGACAAACACCACGAAGATCGCTGGTCAAAAAGTCGCTCTATTATATCGCTGATAATTGCATCCGTTGCAGCCGCATTTATGAGTGAAATTCTTGTCGGAGCTGCTGAGGGAACAGGTGACGCACTTGGTATGTCAGCAACTTTTATAGGAATTGTATTTTTGGCAGTCGTCGGTGGTGCAGCCGAAAGTTTATCAGCCATTACTGTAGCGCAGAAAAATAAAATGGATTTAAGTGTCGGTATTCTGATGGGAAGCTGCATTCAAATCGCATTATTTATTGCACCGGTACTTGTGTTGCTCAGCATTGTGCTGGGACCTTATCCGTTGCATTTATCATTTCCAAAAACTCAAATGGGAGCTTTATTTTTTGCGGTAATTATTGGATCACTGATTTCGGGTGATGGCAGAGCCAACTGGTTTAAAGGTGTTCAGTTAATTGCAATTTATTTAATAATCGCTTTAATGTTTTTCTTTATACCTGACTCTGTATAA
- a CDS encoding aspartate carbamoyltransferase catalytic subunit, whose translation MMPLSSKHLLGLQGVPKEDIQTILDTAHTFREILERPIKKVPTLQGKTIVNLFYESSTRTRISFELAEKRLSADAINFSVSGSSVSKGETFKDTIKNIEAMKVDMVVVRHAAAGTPLYLTKISSSNIINAGDGTHEHPTQALLDMYSIRQKLGRLDGLKICIVGDISHSRVALSNIHGLKTMGAKVSVCGPSTMIPRNIEELGVEVIHNIDEAIQENDVLNVLRIQLERKAREYFPSIREYAKYFGITQERLDKNGKEILILHPGPINRGVELSSEVADGSNQIILYQVTNGVAIRMAVLYLLGTLN comes from the coding sequence ATTATGCCTTTATCAAGCAAACATTTACTTGGATTGCAGGGAGTTCCAAAAGAAGATATTCAAACTATTCTTGATACAGCACATACATTCAGAGAAATTCTTGAAAGACCAATTAAGAAAGTTCCGACTCTTCAGGGAAAAACTATTGTTAATTTATTCTATGAGAGTTCTACAAGAACAAGAATCTCATTTGAACTTGCTGAGAAAAGATTATCTGCTGACGCAATAAACTTTTCAGTTTCAGGAAGCAGCGTAAGCAAAGGTGAAACTTTCAAAGATACAATAAAGAATATTGAAGCAATGAAAGTAGATATGGTCGTTGTCAGACACGCGGCTGCGGGCACTCCACTTTATCTTACAAAAATCTCGAGTTCAAATATTATCAATGCCGGAGATGGAACCCATGAACATCCGACACAGGCACTTCTTGATATGTATTCAATTAGACAAAAGCTCGGTCGTTTAGATGGTCTGAAGATATGTATTGTGGGAGATATTTCACATAGTCGTGTCGCACTTTCTAATATTCATGGATTGAAAACTATGGGTGCTAAAGTTTCTGTTTGCGGTCCATCAACAATGATCCCAAGAAATATTGAGGAACTTGGAGTTGAAGTTATTCATAATATTGATGAGGCAATTCAGGAAAATGATGTGCTCAATGTTCTCAGAATTCAATTGGAGAGAAAAGCCAGAGAATATTTTCCATCAATCAGGGAATACGCTAAATATTTTGGTATAACTCAGGAAAGATTGGATAAAAATGGAAAAGAAATTCTGATACTACATCCCGGACCTATTAACAGAGGTGTTGAACTTTCTTCTGAAGTTGCTGATGGATCGAACCAGATAATTCTCTATCAGGTCACAAATGGTGTTGCTATCAGGATGGCAGTATTATATTTACTTGGAACTCTAAACTAA
- a CDS encoding M48 family metalloprotease: MQNKFEFSTKYRSRAIRTIFAIIFFIIVYLFTLILSFTLVAAIFYSSILLLQFVEHNRSSIYIIILFLLIVFVAIILLVFIMMFFFRKFTVDRSGWVEIFKDEQPKLFEIIESISKEIETNFPQKVYLGSGVEAMVFYDSNFRNLFFPSKENLMIGLGLVNSMNESELKAILAHEFGHFTQKSLNVYSYVYIENQIIYKMLIDEEFYQTLLHKFLVIGRFYWIVIYYSRAIRWILRKAYEVVSKSYMSLSREMEFHADEVSAKVSGSIPAVSALLRTGLAGDSFNYLWQFYYNHISENIKADNLYPQHSFVINQIAERYGVQFRNGLPQIRKETIARFNRSKLIIENQWASHPSVNDRVKKLEELNVDSIICNDSAWNFFINKENIQKEVTNKLFRNWQFSESPTNLSIEEFILKYSGELENHSFNKMYNYFYDNRGISSFEIESVIEKVDTDIFNHFSEVYSDANVNLIYQFNGLDYDLKTIESISKGEWKIESFEYDGIKYNTKESSQLLDKLIKQHETLHKLVSELDIKIFKFFFNLSKLVGRNSELVNYYETYFYFVNEDKSNLQVYLDLINSMQFIYRIHSFNQIRIKLEDMHHKERIFRERMKKLLDAANYQSILTLEQKEKFTKYLEKEWSYFDGQNYNQEELNILQEAIFQFYELCSRAPFYALKKLLDFQIEIVENVNPA; the protein is encoded by the coding sequence ATGCAGAATAAATTTGAATTTTCAACTAAATACAGAAGCCGTGCTATACGAACAATATTTGCGATAATATTTTTTATTATCGTTTATCTGTTCACGCTTATTCTCTCTTTCACACTAGTAGCCGCAATTTTTTACTCGTCCATTTTACTGTTACAGTTTGTAGAACATAATCGTTCAAGTATTTATATTATTATTTTATTCCTCTTAATAGTTTTTGTAGCGATTATTCTTTTAGTATTCATCATGATGTTCTTTTTCAGAAAGTTTACTGTAGATAGATCAGGATGGGTAGAGATATTTAAGGATGAACAGCCCAAATTATTTGAGATTATTGAATCCATCTCAAAAGAAATAGAAACTAATTTTCCACAAAAAGTTTATTTAGGTTCGGGTGTTGAAGCAATGGTCTTCTACGATTCAAACTTTCGAAACTTATTTTTTCCAAGTAAAGAAAATTTAATGATAGGGTTGGGACTTGTGAACTCTATGAATGAAAGTGAGCTCAAAGCAATCCTTGCTCACGAGTTTGGACATTTCACACAGAAAAGTCTGAATGTTTACAGTTACGTATATATCGAGAACCAGATAATCTACAAAATGCTTATTGATGAGGAATTTTATCAAACTCTTTTACATAAATTTTTAGTGATAGGCCGTTTCTATTGGATTGTAATTTATTATTCCAGAGCAATCAGATGGATTTTGAGAAAGGCTTATGAAGTTGTGTCCAAAAGCTATATGTCGCTTTCAAGAGAGATGGAATTCCACGCTGACGAAGTGTCAGCAAAAGTTTCTGGCTCCATTCCTGCAGTGTCAGCCTTGCTGCGTACAGGATTAGCCGGGGATTCCTTCAATTATCTCTGGCAGTTTTACTATAATCATATTTCAGAAAATATTAAAGCAGATAATCTTTATCCGCAGCACTCATTTGTAATAAATCAGATTGCTGAGAGATATGGTGTTCAGTTTAGAAACGGATTACCGCAAATTAGAAAGGAGACAATTGCCCGCTTTAACAGATCAAAATTGATAATAGAAAATCAATGGGCATCGCATCCTTCGGTGAATGACCGGGTCAAAAAACTTGAAGAGCTAAATGTTGATTCAATAATTTGTAATGATTCAGCCTGGAACTTTTTTATCAATAAGGAAAATATCCAAAAAGAAGTAACTAATAAGCTTTTTAGAAACTGGCAATTTTCTGAATCTCCAACTAACCTATCAATTGAAGAATTTATATTGAAATATTCTGGTGAACTGGAAAATCATTCATTTAACAAGATGTACAATTATTTTTATGATAATCGGGGTATATCAAGCTTCGAAATTGAATCAGTAATTGAGAAAGTGGATACAGATATTTTTAATCATTTCAGCGAAGTTTACTCCGACGCAAATGTTAATCTTATTTATCAGTTCAATGGTCTCGATTATGATTTAAAGACAATTGAGAGTATTTCAAAAGGTGAGTGGAAGATCGAAAGTTTTGAATATGACGGAATAAAATATAACACGAAAGAGAGCAGCCAACTGCTCGATAAACTAATAAAGCAGCACGAAACTTTACACAAACTTGTGAGTGAGCTAGACATTAAAATCTTTAAATTCTTCTTTAATCTTAGTAAGCTGGTCGGAAGGAATTCGGAGCTTGTAAACTATTATGAAACATATTTTTATTTTGTAAATGAAGATAAATCAAACCTGCAAGTATACCTTGACCTGATAAATTCGATGCAGTTTATTTATCGAATTCATTCATTTAATCAAATTAGGATTAAGCTTGAAGATATGCACCACAAAGAAAGAATTTTTCGTGAAAGGATGAAAAAACTACTTGACGCCGCAAATTATCAGTCAATTCTAACTTTAGAACAAAAAGAAAAATTTACCAAGTATCTTGAAAAAGAATGGTCTTACTTTGACGGACAAAATTATAATCAGGAAGAATTAAATATTCTTCAGGAAGCCATATTCCAGTTCTATGAACTCTGTTCCCGGGCACCGTTTTATGCTTTAAAGAAATTGCTGGATTTTCAAATCGAAATTGTTGAAAATGTAAATCCAGCATAA
- the argF gene encoding ornithine carbamoyltransferase, with protein sequence MGINLKNKSFLKLLDFNPKEIRYLLDLSKKLKAEKQKGVEKKKLKGKNIALIFEKTSTRTRCAFEVASFDQGANVTYIGPTGSQIGHKETMKDTARVLGRMYDGIEYRGFGQSIVEELAEFSEVPVWNGLTDEFHPTQVLADLLTMEEHSKKKLNKLSFCFLGDARNNMGNSLMVGGVKMGMDVRLCAPKENWPEEELVKKCKAIAKETGAKITLTEKVEEGVNGVDFLYTDVWLSLGEPAEKWEERIKLMKPYQVNMNVINLTHNPKVKFLHCLPAFHNKDTKVGKEIFNKYELDGMEVSEEVFESKHSIVFDQAENRLHTIKAVMVATLGK encoded by the coding sequence ATGGGAATCAACTTAAAGAATAAAAGCTTTTTAAAATTACTCGACTTCAATCCGAAAGAAATTCGCTACCTTCTTGATCTTTCAAAAAAATTAAAAGCTGAGAAGCAAAAAGGTGTTGAAAAGAAAAAACTAAAGGGAAAAAATATCGCACTAATTTTTGAAAAAACTTCTACGAGAACACGTTGTGCATTCGAGGTCGCATCATTTGATCAGGGTGCAAATGTAACTTACATCGGTCCAACCGGATCTCAAATAGGACACAAAGAAACGATGAAGGATACAGCGAGAGTGTTAGGAAGAATGTACGACGGAATTGAGTATCGTGGATTTGGACAATCAATCGTAGAAGAACTTGCCGAGTTTTCAGAAGTTCCCGTGTGGAATGGATTAACTGATGAATTTCACCCGACTCAGGTGCTCGCAGATTTATTAACAATGGAAGAACACTCAAAGAAAAAGTTAAATAAACTTTCTTTTTGCTTTCTGGGCGATGCTAGAAATAATATGGGTAACTCACTGATGGTCGGCGGAGTGAAAATGGGAATGGATGTACGGTTATGTGCACCAAAAGAAAACTGGCCTGAAGAAGAACTTGTTAAAAAATGTAAAGCGATTGCAAAAGAGACTGGTGCAAAAATTACATTAACGGAAAAAGTTGAAGAAGGTGTAAATGGTGTAGATTTTCTTTATACAGATGTATGGCTTTCACTTGGCGAACCAGCAGAAAAATGGGAAGAAAGAATTAAACTTATGAAACCATACCAGGTGAACATGAACGTAATAAATCTAACGCATAATCCGAAAGTAAAATTCCTTCACTGCTTACCTGCGTTTCATAACAAGGATACGAAAGTTGGAAAAGAAATTTTTAATAAATATGAACTTGATGGAATGGAAGTTTCTGAAGAAGTTTTCGAGTCAAAGCACTCAATAGTTTTTGATCAGGCTGAGAACAGATTACATACTATCAAAGCGGTGATGGTTGCAACACTCGGCAAGTAA
- a CDS encoding dihydroorotase, which translates to MKIILTNVDIIHPEENLNLKGVSVLLDSGIISKIGQLSNEEKSGAKEFNFSEKILVPGFFDMHVHLREPGREDEETVVTGCNSAAAGGFTGVACMPNTEPAIDTAEVVKFIKEKAFDHLVEVYPVAAASIGRKGEIISPMAELVEAGAVAFSDDGIAIKTSSVLRRAFEYASMYDAPIIEHCEDESLADGSMNEGINSTLLGLPAIPSVAEDIIVSRDILMAEYTGGRIHIAHISTKNSVNLVREAKKRGIKVTAEVTPHHFTLTDDALKTYDTNFKMNPPLRTRDDLDAIIKGLKDGTIDCIASDHAPHSLEEKESEFQFAPNGIVGFETTVGLALSELVHKNKLSIDDLIKKLAINPRKILNLPLPKFQTGEIANFTIIDPNFVWTVDIMKFKSKSKNSPFDKKLLTGKAVAAINKKKMFFENQVIQL; encoded by the coding sequence ATGAAAATTATTTTAACAAATGTTGATATAATCCATCCCGAAGAAAATCTAAATTTAAAAGGGGTTTCGGTTTTACTTGACTCAGGAATTATTTCGAAGATCGGTCAGTTAAGTAATGAAGAAAAATCTGGTGCAAAGGAGTTTAATTTTTCCGAAAAAATTCTTGTCCCTGGATTTTTTGATATGCACGTACATCTGAGAGAACCCGGTCGAGAAGATGAAGAAACAGTTGTTACCGGATGTAATAGTGCAGCAGCAGGAGGATTTACAGGAGTTGCCTGTATGCCTAACACCGAACCTGCGATTGATACTGCGGAAGTAGTAAAATTTATTAAAGAAAAAGCTTTTGACCATCTGGTTGAAGTGTATCCCGTTGCTGCCGCAAGCATTGGTCGTAAAGGCGAAATAATTTCACCGATGGCAGAACTAGTTGAAGCAGGTGCTGTTGCTTTTTCGGATGATGGCATTGCAATTAAAACTTCCTCTGTATTGAGGAGAGCTTTTGAATATGCCAGTATGTATGATGCACCAATAATTGAACATTGTGAAGACGAATCACTCGCAGATGGCTCAATGAATGAAGGAATTAATTCGACTTTGCTTGGGTTGCCTGCTATACCATCTGTTGCTGAAGATATAATTGTAAGCCGTGATATTCTGATGGCTGAATACACAGGCGGAAGAATACACATAGCACATATAAGTACAAAAAATTCTGTCAATCTCGTTCGTGAAGCAAAAAAGAGAGGGATAAAGGTAACCGCGGAAGTTACACCGCATCACTTTACTCTAACTGATGATGCATTGAAAACGTATGATACTAATTTTAAAATGAATCCTCCGTTAAGAACCCGGGATGATCTTGATGCGATTATTAAGGGACTAAAGGACGGGACAATCGATTGTATTGCTTCTGATCATGCACCACATTCACTTGAAGAAAAAGAATCTGAATTTCAATTTGCACCAAACGGAATAGTCGGTTTTGAAACAACTGTTGGTCTTGCTCTTTCTGAACTGGTCCATAAAAACAAACTAAGCATTGATGACTTGATAAAAAAACTCGCCATTAATCCGCGAAAAATTTTAAATCTGCCATTACCAAAATTTCAAACAGGTGAAATAGCGAACTTCACCATTATTGATCCGAATTTTGTGTGGACGGTTGATATAATGAAATTCAAAAGTAAATCTAAAAACTCTCCATTCGATAAAAAACTATTAACAGGAAAAGCAGTCGCAGCTATTAATAAGAAGAAAATGTTTTTTGAAAATCAAGTGATCCAACTTTAG
- a CDS encoding DUF4783 domain-containing protein translates to MKTLFFNILTSIVLLTFNYSAAQDEIFKQNLSTGDKIKIQSKIFSEIESGILNSDVKKFSQYFSPQPYISLINGVNGYYSSNQAFYILEKFFNEYRVVSFKLEESKTEGTVSFGKGDYQYEKKGRRESAHLYITLNKSGSRWYITQLSIN, encoded by the coding sequence ATGAAGACTTTATTTTTTAATATACTAACCTCAATCGTTCTACTGACTTTCAACTATTCAGCCGCACAGGATGAAATCTTCAAGCAGAATTTATCAACCGGAGATAAAATTAAAATTCAATCCAAAATATTTAGCGAAATTGAATCCGGAATTTTAAATAGTGATGTGAAAAAATTCTCTCAGTATTTTTCACCTCAGCCATATATTAGTTTAATCAATGGAGTAAATGGATACTATTCTTCAAATCAGGCTTTTTATATTCTGGAAAAATTCTTCAATGAATATCGTGTAGTATCTTTTAAACTGGAAGAAAGTAAAACTGAAGGCACAGTTTCATTTGGAAAAGGTGACTACCAGTATGAGAAAAAAGGAAGACGAGAATCAGCACATTTATATATTACTCTTAATAAATCGGGCAGCAGGTGGTATATAACGCAACTATCAATTAACTAA
- a CDS encoding BamA/TamA family outer membrane protein codes for MKQINHIAIFIYVCLQLTFPQSIQSDSSLTHKPDTIAIRGVDWLAYPYIFYSPETSLAFGGGGIVYFKLYENPKAKSSSITPSFYYTVNGQYDVTIIPELFLFEDKLKIWSKLNYSSYFDRYYGIGNQSVEIENDKYLQDNFQAQIKLQPKLFDDRLNIGINYEIRNMSVVDTKGNPYLENDSTIIGKEGGLTSGLGFAVSWDTRDNNFFPSRGGYYEAYTSNFFEFIGSDFNYNKSVLDLRHYWNPIFSHVVALQAYLLNESGTPPFYDLGLLGGSRLMRGTIMGRYRDKTYYVVQSEYRMPELVWRFGLILFAGFGDVAPSLKRITISNVKPTYGFGIRFRFDELEKVEIRMDVGFGKGSNGIYFDINQAF; via the coding sequence ATGAAGCAGATAAATCATATTGCAATTTTCATCTATGTATGCTTACAGCTAACCTTTCCACAATCAATTCAGTCTGATTCCTCTTTAACTCACAAACCAGATACGATTGCTATTCGTGGAGTTGATTGGCTTGCTTATCCTTACATATTCTATTCACCTGAAACCAGTCTTGCATTCGGTGGTGGTGGAATTGTTTACTTTAAGTTGTATGAAAACCCAAAAGCAAAATCATCCAGCATTACGCCATCATTTTATTACACTGTTAATGGACAATATGACGTCACCATTATACCTGAACTATTTCTTTTTGAAGATAAATTAAAAATTTGGTCTAAGTTAAATTATTCTTCTTATTTCGATCGTTATTATGGAATTGGAAACCAGAGTGTGGAAATAGAGAATGATAAATATCTTCAGGACAATTTCCAGGCTCAGATTAAGCTCCAGCCAAAACTATTTGATGATCGTCTGAACATTGGAATTAATTATGAAATCAGGAATATGTCCGTAGTTGATACAAAAGGAAATCCGTATCTGGAAAATGATTCAACAATTATTGGAAAAGAAGGAGGACTGACTTCGGGTTTGGGGTTCGCTGTTTCCTGGGATACGAGAGATAATAATTTTTTCCCATCCCGTGGTGGTTATTATGAAGCTTACACTTCTAATTTTTTTGAATTTATTGGCAGTGATTTTAATTACAACAAATCAGTTCTTGACCTGAGACATTACTGGAATCCAATATTCAGTCACGTAGTTGCATTACAAGCTTATTTATTGAATGAAAGCGGCACTCCACCGTTTTACGATCTTGGGTTACTCGGCGGAAGCAGGCTGATGAGAGGAACAATTATGGGTAGATATCGGGATAAAACTTATTACGTAGTTCAGTCTGAATATCGAATGCCTGAGCTGGTTTGGCGTTTTGGATTAATTTTATTTGCCGGCTTTGGCGATGTTGCGCCTTCACTGAAGAGAATTACAATATCAAATGTGAAACCTACATACGGATTTGGAATCAGGTTCAGGTTTGATGAACTGGAAAAAGTTGAAATCAGAATGGATGTTGGATTTGGCAAGGGAAGCAATGGAATTTATTTTGATATAAATCAGGCGTTTTAA
- a CDS encoding polyphosphate kinase 2 family protein → MKKKEFIKRTKKFSKPFRITDGKDFRLKHIDPEDTLGLKSEDKPKAQEALKNGIELLAELQDKLYAQDKWSVLLIFQAMDAAGKDGAIKHVKSGINPQGCQVYSFKAPTSEDLDHDYLWRCIKCLPERGRIGIFNRSYYEETLVVRVHEEILAKQKLPEKLVTKHIWDERFQDIRNFEKYLTRNGTIVRKFFLHVSRGEQKKRFLERIDNPEKNWKFSSADAKERGHWDEYMKAYEDMIRNTSTKDSPWFVVPADNKWFTRLVVAAAVIDALASLELEYPEVGENKLIELAEAKNLLNQE, encoded by the coding sequence ATGAAGAAAAAAGAGTTTATTAAACGAACGAAAAAATTTTCCAAACCTTTTAGGATTACTGACGGGAAAGATTTTCGTCTTAAACATATTGATCCGGAAGATACACTTGGACTTAAATCTGAAGATAAACCTAAAGCTCAGGAAGCTCTAAAAAATGGAATCGAATTACTTGCCGAACTTCAGGACAAACTTTATGCTCAGGATAAATGGTCCGTCCTTTTAATTTTTCAAGCAATGGATGCTGCTGGAAAAGATGGGGCAATAAAACATGTTAAGTCAGGAATAAATCCACAAGGCTGCCAGGTTTATTCTTTCAAAGCACCTACCAGCGAAGATCTTGATCATGATTATTTATGGAGATGCATCAAATGTTTGCCTGAAAGAGGCAGAATCGGAATTTTCAACAGGAGCTATTATGAAGAAACATTGGTTGTAAGAGTTCATGAAGAAATCCTTGCAAAGCAGAAACTACCGGAAAAATTAGTGACCAAACACATTTGGGATGAACGATTTCAGGATATCCGTAACTTCGAAAAATATTTAACCAGGAATGGAACGATTGTCAGAAAGTTTTTCCTTCACGTTTCCAGAGGAGAACAGAAAAAAAGATTTCTCGAACGAATTGATAATCCTGAAAAGAACTGGAAATTCTCCTCAGCAGATGCTAAAGAGCGGGGACATTGGGACGAATACATGAAAGCTTACGAAGATATGATTCGAAATACATCCACAAAAGATTCACCTTGGTTTGTTGTACCAGCAGATAATAAGTGGTTTACCCGTTTAGTAGTTGCGGCTGCAGTAATTGATGCACTTGCATCTCTGGAATTAGAATATCCCGAAGTCGGCGAAAATAAATTAATCGAACTGGCTGAAGCAAAAAATTTGCTTAACCAGGAATAA
- the pyrR gene encoding bifunctional pyr operon transcriptional regulator/uracil phosphoribosyltransferase PyrR, which produces MKIKTKVADSDGLDRILTRITHEILEKNKGSHDLVLMGMRTRGEFIARRIHKKLKEIDNADLPLGVLDVTLYRDDFRMRIKQPEVSVSDITFDINEKHIILVDDVLYTGRTVRSAMNAIMDLGRPASIQLCILVDRGHRELPIRADYVGKNIPTSMNEEIKVRMTEVDEEDAIYLIEVDRKDD; this is translated from the coding sequence ATGAAAATCAAAACCAAAGTTGCTGACAGCGATGGTCTGGATCGAATTCTTACCCGAATCACTCACGAAATACTAGAAAAAAATAAAGGTTCTCATGATCTTGTCTTAATGGGTATGCGTACTCGCGGTGAGTTTATTGCTAGGAGAATTCACAAAAAGTTAAAAGAGATTGATAACGCTGATCTTCCACTTGGAGTCCTCGATGTAACACTTTACCGGGATGATTTCCGCATGAGAATTAAACAACCGGAAGTTTCAGTTTCGGATATTACATTCGACATAAATGAAAAGCATATTATTCTTGTTGACGATGTACTCTACACAGGCAGAACAGTTCGCTCAGCTATGAATGCAATTATGGATCTTGGGCGACCTGCATCAATTCAACTTTGCATACTTGTTGACAGAGGACATCGTGAACTTCCGATTAGAGCAGATTATGTTGGTAAAAATATTCCTACTTCGATGAATGAAGAAATAAAAGTACGAATGACGGAGGTTGATGAAGAAGATGCTATCTACCTCATTGAAGTTGACAGGAAGGATGATTGA
- a CDS encoding OmpA family protein: protein MKKLFRILSVFAVLLLMGNSYAQDRYVASDAWAFGFGFTYPMYVGINGASLNTSEFYGGHILIQRNWSEHVASRLKASYNHVAAQYYENYAANNGEYVTNNMISGDLDLLYYFNPCEPWSLFLVTGIGVNYNKPENARWADGEGGFVTSELDEESNTGAQFNLGAGIEIRLGEDWRLRGEGTYHTMGNSKIDGRDTRDGSSDGFFGGSFFGGNSNDSWIHADLGLLYYFSKGEPSKYCQIYSGLGEVDYNKIEDIVRRYQTTPTEVDYDRICEIIKRCMGPAKMEDKWVLVGVNFDFNKATLRPESYAILDNAASILLSHPDVSVEIQGHTDQIGSDKYNDELSLRRADAVKKYLIAKGVDASRLTTSGKGKSQLLFKESDPESRFYNRRVEFHVK, encoded by the coding sequence ATGAAAAAATTATTCAGAATTCTTTCTGTTTTTGCAGTTTTGCTCTTAATGGGTAATTCATATGCACAGGACAGATATGTTGCATCAGATGCATGGGCATTCGGATTTGGATTTACTTATCCGATGTATGTGGGAATTAACGGTGCATCTCTGAATACAAGCGAATTTTATGGAGGTCATATTCTGATCCAAAGAAACTGGTCAGAACATGTTGCCTCAAGATTAAAAGCTTCTTATAACCATGTTGCAGCTCAGTATTATGAAAACTATGCTGCAAATAATGGCGAATATGTAACTAACAACATGATCTCAGGCGATCTTGATTTATTATATTACTTTAATCCTTGTGAACCATGGTCATTGTTTTTGGTTACAGGTATCGGTGTAAATTATAACAAACCTGAAAATGCAAGATGGGCTGACGGTGAAGGTGGATTTGTTACAAGCGAATTAGACGAAGAATCCAACACCGGAGCACAATTTAATTTGGGTGCTGGTATTGAAATAAGACTTGGTGAAGATTGGAGATTACGCGGTGAAGGTACTTACCATACAATGGGTAATAGTAAAATCGATGGAAGAGATACCAGAGATGGCAGTTCTGACGGTTTCTTTGGTGGTAGCTTCTTCGGTGGTAATTCAAACGACAGTTGGATTCATGCTGACCTTGGATTACTGTATTACTTCAGCAAGGGTGAACCTTCAAAGTACTGCCAGATTTACTCTGGTTTGGGCGAAGTTGATTATAATAAAATTGAAGATATTGTTAGAAGATATCAAACAACTCCAACCGAAGTTGATTATGACCGTATATGCGAAATTATTAAGAGATGTATGGGTCCTGCTAAAATGGAAGACAAATGGGTGCTGGTTGGTGTGAACTTCGATTTCAACAAAGCAACATTAAGACCAGAATCTTATGCAATTCTTGATAATGCTGCCTCTATTCTACTCTCGCATCCGGATGTTAGCGTTGAAATTCAGGGACATACAGATCAGATCGGCTCTGATAAGTATAACGACGAACTTTCTCTGAGGAGAGCTGATGCTGTTAAGAAATATCTCATAGCTAAAGGCGTTGATGCTAGCAGATTAACTACTTCAGGTAAAGGAAAGAGCCAATTGTTATTTAAAGAATCAGATCCTGAAAGCAGATTCTACAACAGAAGAGTGGAATTCCACGTTAAATAA